The proteins below are encoded in one region of Amycolatopsis magusensis:
- a CDS encoding FtsX-like permease family protein, with the protein MNPFQLAMRVLRGDRRTRVSAILTGVGVAVATALVLLLVGLPFGTQARAERSLWQQQMFSSSDEGAATLAKVISNDYFDGREIIRVDVAQLSQVDYLPPGIDRLPGPGEAVVSPELAQLMDSRMASQLSDRFGTGQRSILGEEALAYPEQLVALVGHAPEDMPERARPVNGFPKTGAQPDPLLQLLSGVGVVVLLVPSLVLVASSARLTAARREQRLAALRLAGATPKQVIGMVAAETALAAVAGAVLGLAVSPLVNALATVVPWAGGTWQSDDFALPLPLAIGITAALPALVLLAAVAGLRRVVTTPLGATGGHTKKPLHWWRLLALPAAGLFFFYAISTAKDGGGILVVLGGLAVLVGSAAVIGPWVTSAVGGIFVRVWRKPAGLLAGRRLRDDPKGAYRASAGVVLAVFAGSMALTLLPSLESLAGGGRSFHDSVLYLDTDATAAQQLTDQANAELTRYGVPERAAAIPQVVLREPGSEGGRYTQVLDCASARSLLRFDPGTCDGKPAVYTGSALDLTGMTVSGDDSPGQPLVPGQPLVAGTVVREVAPRGEDRFTSTFVDPSAVPAGVQPQYYTIAVPTTPETREVVRTALVGAAAGEQINSRELMLGNQQTELGDLRRVTVIGLVAAGVLAGCSAAIATAGSVMDRRRTFGALIAAGTPVRTLARALRTEAALPALVATIGAGVVGAVVGLGLFSLVDDGPVVLSPWILAPVVLGAGVAVLAASVCTPALNRVRAEPLADE; encoded by the coding sequence ATGAACCCGTTCCAGCTGGCCATGCGCGTGCTGCGGGGTGACCGCCGGACGCGGGTCTCGGCCATCCTCACCGGCGTCGGGGTCGCCGTGGCGACCGCGCTGGTCCTGCTGCTGGTCGGCCTGCCGTTCGGCACGCAGGCGCGAGCCGAACGCTCGTTGTGGCAGCAACAGATGTTCAGCTCGTCGGACGAAGGTGCGGCCACCCTGGCCAAGGTGATCTCCAACGACTACTTCGACGGCCGGGAGATCATCCGCGTCGACGTGGCGCAACTGTCGCAAGTGGACTACCTGCCACCGGGCATCGACCGGCTGCCCGGTCCCGGCGAGGCGGTCGTCTCACCGGAACTGGCGCAGCTGATGGATTCGCGGATGGCGTCGCAGCTGTCCGACCGCTTCGGCACGGGCCAGCGGTCGATCCTCGGCGAGGAGGCGCTGGCCTACCCGGAACAGCTGGTGGCGCTGGTCGGGCACGCCCCGGAGGACATGCCGGAGCGAGCCAGGCCGGTGAACGGCTTCCCGAAGACCGGCGCCCAGCCGGATCCGCTGCTGCAGTTGCTGTCCGGCGTCGGTGTGGTGGTGCTGCTGGTGCCGAGCCTGGTGCTGGTCGCCTCGTCCGCCCGCCTGACCGCCGCCCGGCGTGAGCAGCGGCTGGCCGCGCTCCGGCTCGCCGGGGCCACGCCGAAGCAGGTGATCGGCATGGTCGCCGCCGAGACCGCGCTCGCCGCGGTGGCCGGGGCGGTCCTCGGCCTGGCGGTGAGCCCGCTGGTGAACGCGCTGGCCACGGTGGTCCCGTGGGCGGGTGGCACCTGGCAGTCGGACGACTTCGCGCTGCCCCTGCCGCTCGCCATCGGCATCACCGCGGCCCTGCCCGCGCTGGTGCTGCTGGCCGCGGTCGCCGGGCTCCGGCGGGTGGTCACCACGCCGCTCGGCGCGACCGGCGGGCACACCAAGAAGCCGCTGCACTGGTGGCGCCTGCTCGCGCTCCCCGCGGCCGGGCTGTTCTTCTTCTACGCGATTTCGACGGCCAAGGACGGCGGCGGGATCCTGGTCGTGCTCGGCGGGCTGGCCGTGCTGGTCGGGTCGGCGGCGGTGATCGGGCCGTGGGTGACCTCGGCGGTCGGCGGCATCTTCGTCCGGGTGTGGCGCAAACCTGCCGGACTGCTCGCCGGTCGGCGGCTGCGTGACGACCCGAAGGGCGCCTACCGCGCGTCGGCCGGGGTGGTGCTCGCGGTGTTCGCCGGATCGATGGCGCTGACCCTGCTGCCGAGCCTCGAATCGCTCGCCGGTGGCGGCCGTTCCTTCCACGATTCGGTGCTCTACCTGGACACCGACGCGACGGCCGCGCAGCAGCTCACCGACCAGGCGAACGCCGAGCTGACCCGGTACGGCGTGCCGGAGCGGGCGGCCGCCATCCCGCAGGTCGTACTGCGGGAACCGGGTTCGGAGGGCGGCCGGTACACGCAGGTGCTCGACTGCGCGAGCGCCCGCAGCCTGCTGCGGTTCGACCCGGGGACGTGCGACGGGAAGCCCGCCGTCTACACGGGCTCCGCGCTGGACCTGACCGGCATGACGGTCTCCGGCGACGACAGCCCGGGGCAGCCGCTGGTCCCGGGGCAGCCGCTGGTCGCGGGCACGGTCGTGCGCGAGGTCGCCCCACGCGGTGAAGACCGGTTCACTTCCACGTTCGTCGACCCGTCGGCGGTGCCTGCCGGGGTGCAGCCGCAGTACTACACGATCGCCGTGCCGACCACGCCGGAGACGCGCGAGGTGGTGCGGACGGCACTGGTCGGCGCGGCCGCCGGGGAGCAGATCAACAGCCGTGAGCTGATGCTCGGCAACCAGCAGACCGAACTGGGCGACCTGCGGCGGGTGACGGTGATCGGGCTGGTCGCGGCGGGTGTGCTGGCCGGGTGCAGCGCGGCGATCGCCACCGCGGGCTCGGTGATGGACCGGCGGCGCACCTTCGGCGCGCTGATCGCCGCGGGCACCCCGGTGCGCACGCTGGCCCGAGCCCTGCGCACGGAAGCGGCGTTGCCCGCACTGGTCGCCACCATCGGCGCCGGGGTGGTCGGCGCGGTCGTCGGCCTCGGGCTGTTCAGCCTGGTCGACGACGGTCCCGTGGTGCTCAGCCCGTGGATCCTGGCGCCGGTGGTGCTGGGCGCCGGGGTCGCGGTGCTGGCAGCTTCGGTGTGCACCCCGGCCCTGAACCGGGTGCGCGCCGAACCCCTCGCCGACGAGTGA
- the trmB gene encoding tRNA (guanosine(46)-N7)-methyltransferase TrmB: protein MESENQPRLRSVVSYVQRGGRMTVGQQRAWEEHWPSLGRKVAELPEGPLDFGAWFGREAPVLLEIGSGMGETTSQLAAAAPELNYVAVEVYEAGLGQLMLRAEKLGVKNLRLINGDAVVLLTRHVPEDSLHGVRIFFPDPWPKKRHHKRRLVQPEFVKLVASRLQPGGTLHLATDWENYAEQMLEVLSAEPTLVNRYDDWAPRPDWRPVTKFENRAREEGRVSRDLIFERR, encoded by the coding sequence GTGGAAAGCGAGAACCAGCCGCGGTTGCGCAGCGTGGTCAGCTACGTGCAGCGTGGTGGCCGGATGACCGTCGGGCAGCAGCGTGCGTGGGAAGAACACTGGCCGTCGCTCGGCCGCAAGGTGGCCGAGTTGCCCGAGGGCCCGCTCGACTTCGGCGCGTGGTTCGGCCGGGAAGCGCCGGTGCTGCTCGAGATCGGCTCCGGCATGGGCGAGACGACCTCGCAGCTGGCCGCCGCCGCGCCGGAGCTGAACTACGTCGCCGTCGAGGTGTACGAGGCGGGCCTCGGCCAGTTGATGCTGCGTGCCGAGAAGCTCGGCGTGAAGAACCTGCGCCTGATCAACGGCGACGCCGTCGTGCTGCTCACCAGGCACGTCCCGGAGGATTCGCTGCACGGTGTGCGGATCTTCTTCCCGGACCCGTGGCCGAAGAAGCGTCACCACAAGCGGCGCCTGGTCCAGCCGGAGTTCGTCAAGCTCGTCGCCTCGCGGCTGCAGCCCGGCGGCACGCTGCACCTGGCGACCGACTGGGAGAACTACGCCGAGCAGATGCTCGAGGTGCTCTCCGCGGAACCGACCCTGGTCAACCGGTACGACGACTGGGCACCGCGCCCCGACTGGCGCCCGGTGACCAAGTTCGAGAACCGCGCCCGCGAAGAGGGCCGCGTCAGCCGGGACCTGATCTTCGAACGCCGCTGA
- a CDS encoding sensor histidine kinase, with protein MPTADQLTDRVSAFLRWLGVPGMVLLAALLCDLVIIAGAGFDAVGPRLRDLGMVPGILLMSACAVWARKQPVTAAFAGAGVLLFTSALLRFGRVPAYSTVLDELSFAETVAGVELVIFVVRAARPGVAFAATSSLVVSCVLSIATRGNMDPVSATVSGRSPFFGLGLLIAAVLFGLGARRPAQRKRKTRFAEVVSGQWPLVGGLSLLMFFDLAAAFESGPRVGPTLLCSFVAVVLAVVAIRKPVPAAWALAGVMLVSVVVTRLVLRGHASYVLAGGTPIAQVGAGAAMTVLLIRYVGNARAVPAIAALSAVVAAGAVVNTLPSGPTFDLDDLQPHVLSAVLLLGISVATGLFLRSRDSERKQVVQSAVTDAQTSERMALARELHDVVAHHVTGIVVQAQAAKMVAGKNPQVALDALDRIETAGTEALTAMRRLVRSMRGDHPAGTTEFSEQATMDLAADLHKMVDAANHGVYTKIQLNLPEDLPQEVARSALRLVQESLTNIGKHAAGASVAWVSVREEQGELHIRVSDNGRGQSQRTAPVSSGYGLVGMRERVALLHGRLSAGPSPEGGWLVEAWLPLAGAE; from the coding sequence GTGCCCACCGCCGACCAGCTCACCGACCGGGTCTCCGCCTTCCTGCGGTGGCTCGGCGTGCCCGGCATGGTGCTGCTCGCCGCACTGCTGTGCGACCTGGTGATCATCGCCGGCGCCGGGTTCGACGCCGTCGGCCCGCGCCTGCGTGACCTGGGGATGGTGCCCGGCATCCTGCTGATGTCGGCGTGCGCGGTGTGGGCGCGCAAACAGCCGGTCACCGCCGCGTTCGCCGGTGCGGGCGTGCTGCTGTTCACCTCGGCGCTGCTGCGCTTCGGCCGCGTCCCGGCCTACTCGACGGTGCTGGACGAGCTGTCCTTCGCCGAGACGGTGGCCGGTGTCGAACTCGTGATCTTCGTGGTGCGCGCGGCCCGGCCGGGGGTCGCCTTCGCCGCGACCAGTTCGCTGGTCGTCTCCTGCGTGCTGTCCATCGCCACGCGCGGGAACATGGACCCGGTCAGCGCCACGGTGAGCGGCCGGTCCCCGTTCTTCGGCCTGGGGTTGCTGATCGCCGCCGTGTTGTTCGGCCTTGGCGCCCGGCGCCCGGCGCAGCGCAAGCGGAAGACCCGGTTCGCCGAAGTGGTCAGCGGGCAGTGGCCGCTGGTCGGCGGGCTGTCCCTGCTGATGTTCTTCGACCTGGCCGCGGCCTTCGAGTCCGGCCCGCGGGTCGGGCCGACGCTGCTCTGCTCGTTCGTCGCGGTGGTGCTCGCCGTGGTGGCGATCCGGAAACCGGTACCGGCGGCCTGGGCGCTGGCCGGGGTGATGCTGGTGTCCGTGGTGGTCACGCGGCTGGTGCTGCGGGGCCACGCGAGCTACGTGCTCGCGGGCGGCACCCCCATCGCCCAGGTCGGGGCCGGGGCGGCGATGACCGTGTTGCTGATCCGGTACGTCGGCAACGCCCGTGCCGTCCCCGCCATCGCCGCCCTCTCCGCGGTGGTGGCGGCCGGCGCGGTGGTCAACACCCTGCCCTCCGGGCCCACGTTCGACCTCGACGACCTGCAGCCGCACGTGCTCTCCGCGGTCCTCCTGCTCGGCATCTCGGTGGCCACCGGGTTGTTCCTGCGCTCACGCGACTCCGAGCGCAAGCAGGTGGTGCAGTCCGCGGTCACCGACGCGCAGACCTCCGAGCGCATGGCGCTGGCCAGGGAACTGCACGACGTGGTGGCCCACCACGTGACCGGGATCGTGGTGCAGGCGCAGGCAGCGAAGATGGTCGCCGGGAAGAACCCGCAGGTGGCGCTGGACGCGCTGGACCGGATCGAGACCGCGGGCACCGAAGCGCTGACCGCGATGCGGCGGCTGGTGCGCAGCATGCGCGGCGACCACCCGGCTGGCACCACCGAGTTCAGCGAGCAGGCCACCATGGACCTGGCCGCCGACCTGCACAAGATGGTCGACGCGGCGAACCACGGGGTGTACACCAAGATCCAGCTGAACCTGCCGGAAGACCTGCCGCAGGAGGTGGCCCGCTCGGCGTTGCGCCTGGTCCAGGAGTCGCTGACGAACATCGGCAAGCACGCCGCCGGCGCCAGCGTCGCCTGGGTGTCGGTGCGGGAAGAGCAGGGCGAACTGCACATCAGGGTGAGCGACAACGGACGCGGGCAGAGCCAGCGGACCGCGCCGGTCTCCAGCGGATACGGTCTGGTCGGCATGCGCGAACGGGTCGCGCTGCTGCACGGACGGCTTTCGGCCGGGCCGTCGCCGGAGGGTGGCTGGCTGGTCGAAGCGTGGTTGCCACTGGCGGGAGCGGAATGA
- a CDS encoding ABC transporter ATP-binding protein has protein sequence MQNPQWTNDGPPVLSGRGLVKRYGAQYALAGVDIDVRAGEAIAIVGPSGSGKTSLLHVLAGILKADDGAIHLGGKRVDQLSETKRSELRRSEFGFVFQSGMLVAELTAEENAALPRLLAGTGRKEAITAARGWLARLGLAGKEQRRPGELSGGEAQRVAIARALAHQPKVIFADEPTGALDTRTGRDTMSALLASAAETGAAVIVVTHDRELAESMPRTVAIRDGRIDVRVAA, from the coding sequence GTGCAGAATCCACAGTGGACGAACGACGGCCCGCCCGTGCTGTCCGGCAGGGGACTGGTCAAGCGCTACGGCGCCCAGTACGCGCTGGCCGGGGTCGACATCGACGTCCGCGCCGGGGAGGCGATCGCCATCGTCGGGCCGTCCGGCTCGGGCAAGACCTCGTTGCTGCACGTGCTGGCCGGCATCCTCAAGGCCGACGACGGCGCGATCCACCTCGGCGGCAAGCGGGTCGACCAGCTCAGCGAGACCAAGCGCAGCGAGCTGCGGCGCTCGGAGTTCGGCTTCGTCTTCCAGTCGGGCATGCTGGTCGCCGAGCTGACCGCCGAGGAGAACGCCGCGCTGCCGCGGCTGCTCGCCGGGACCGGCCGCAAGGAGGCGATCACCGCCGCCCGCGGCTGGCTGGCCAGGCTCGGGCTCGCGGGCAAGGAGCAGCGACGCCCGGGTGAGCTCTCCGGTGGTGAGGCGCAGCGGGTGGCGATCGCCAGGGCGCTGGCGCACCAGCCGAAGGTGATCTTCGCCGACGAGCCGACCGGGGCGCTGGACACGCGCACCGGCCGCGACACGATGAGCGCGCTGCTCGCCTCCGCCGCCGAGACCGGCGCCGCGGTGATCGTGGTGACCCACGACCGCGAGCTGGCCGAGTCCATGCCGCGCACGGTGGCCATCCGCGACGGCCGGATCGATGTGCGGGTCGCGGCATGA